The sequence below is a genomic window from Pseudomonas cremoricolorata.
GGGCATTGCTCAGCTTGGTACCCATCTCCAGGCGATAAGGCTGCATCAGATCGAGCGGGCGCAGCAGGCCGTAAAGCCCCGAGAGCATGCGCAGATGCTCCTGGGCGTAGCTGAAGTCGTCTTCGCTGAGGCTTTGCGCGTCGAGCCCTGTGTAGACGTCGCCCTTGAACGCCAGCAGCGCCTGCTTGGCGTTGTCCGTAGTGAAGGTTTCGCTCCAGCTGCCGAAGCGCGCGGCATTCAGGCCAGCAAGCTTGTCCGACAGATGCATCAGTTCGGCGATCTGCGCCGGGCTCAGTTCGCGCAGTTGCTCGATCAAGACCTCAGAGTGTTCCAGATGCTGCGGCAGGGTGAAGCGCTCGGTGGCCGGCGGGGTTTCGTAGTCGAGGGTTTTGGCGGGGGAAATCACCGTCAGCATGGGGTCGGCTCCTGGAGTTGATCGGGCGATTCTACGGGCGCTGCCCGCAAGCTCCAACCTATGCGCGTGATAGGCGCTGACCATGGCCGGGCCAGACGCTATAGTGCCGACACTACCTTTTACCGGAGTGTCGCCCGTGCGCCTTGCCCTGGTGGTCTTCGCCGGCCTGCTGAGTCTGGCCGCACAGGCCGCACCGCCTTCGCCCTACGTCAGCCTCGAGCGCAACCTGTGGCCCGAGCAACTGGACAGCCCGGTGCTGTTCGATGTCGCTTCGCGCGCCGAGATTCTTTCGTTCGCCCGCGCGTTGCACGAAAGCGAACGGCTCGATGACACCGCTCTGGCCACGCGACTTGGCCTGCGCCAGATCGACCTGCCGATGATTCGCGCCGTGCGCGCCCGCTTGTGGCAGCGTCTGTGGGAGAACTTCCAGCAGGCTCGGCAGAGCTGCGAGCAGGATGCCTCATTCTGCTTTCCGCTCGACAGCATGGCCGAACTCCGCGCACGTGCCGCGGTGTTCGCCGAGGAAGTGGGCGAGTTCTACAGCCCCTGGGTCGAGCCGAGTTACGCGTTCCATCAACGCTATCTCGATGAACTGCTGCGCAAGGCCGCGCTGTTCGCCAGCAGTCCCAACGAAATCCAGCGCCTTTCGGCAACCGAGCGCACGGGCGATGAGCTCAATGACCGCGTGTTTCTGCTGACCTTCGTCGGTGGCCCGGGACCTGCTGCTGGCAGTACCGATCGCCTCACCGACTACTTGCGTAGCCAACAGGTGCAAGGCACCTTCTTCGTGCTCGGCACGCGTTTGCAACAGCGGCGCGACAGCGCAGCGGGCAGCCCGCTGCGTGAGGTCTATGCCGGGCAGTGCGTGGGCATTCAGGGCTGGGAGTATCGATCCCATGCGCTATGGCAAGGTTGGCAGGAGTCGCTGCGCCGCAGCCAGGCGCGGGTGCAGGCCGAGTTGCCCGAGCAGTACGTGCCGCTGTTCCGTCCGCCCTATGGGCAACGACGCGCTGATGGTGAGGCATTCATGCGCAATCAGGGCTTGCAGGTAGCGTTGTGGGACATCGACGCCCAGGACGATGGCCCGCTTGGCAGTGAAGAATCGGCGCAGCGGGTACTGACCTTGATGCTGCTCTGGCGCAAGGGCGTGATCCAGTTCCACGACAGCCTGCCGAAAGCGCAGGTGGCCGTGGAAACCTTGCTGCAGAGCACGGCGCAGAGCGGTTTGGGTTGGGAGGATTGTCAGACCTACGGCGCCCTGCGCGAGTGATCGCAGGAGCGCCTGACCTTTCACTGTAGTCGCCCGGGCAGAGGCTGCAAGGCAAGTGAGTCGATCGGAAAAATAAACTTCACCCAAGCGTAAAATTACTTTTTTCCGTAATACGTTTTGCGGTATGAAAGAAGCAGACAGCCGAATCCTGCAGCACAGGTGGCGTCATCCAGGCCCTCCTAGCCAGGTGCGCTCCCCGCCCGTAACGACGCGGATACGGGGAGAACGGCGGTCAATCTGCAGCGCAGCGGTACGCGCTACGTGGCTTCGATATAAGGTGACCGAGTATGGATGACCAAGGACGCACCCCTTCCTCCAGCAAGCCAATCCTCTATGTCCTCGATACCAATGTCCTGATTCACGACCCCAACGCATTACTCAACTTCGAGGAGCACCACGTCGCCCTGCCGATGACGGTGCTGGAGGAACTCGACAAGCTCAAGACAGGCAAGCAGTCGATTGCCGCCGATTGTCGCCAGGCCATTCGCCTGATCGACCAGACCCTGGGTGATGCCTCGCCCAGCGCGGTCGAGCGGGGCGTGCCGATTCAGCGTGGCAAAAGCGGGCCGAAAGGTTTCCTGTCGATTCTGATGAGCCAGCGCAACGAACCCAATCGCCTGCTGCCCGAGCACCTCAACGACAACATCATCATCAACCAGTTGCTCGAACTGCGGGCCACCCGCGCCGATCTTGACGTGGTGCTGGTCACCAAAGACATCAACATGCGCCTCAAGGCGCGCGCCTGCGGCATTGCCGCCGAGGACTACAGCACCGACCAGTTGGTCGACGATGTCTCGCTGCTGTCCAAGGGCTATCACTCGGTGAGCGGCTCGTTCTGGGATCGGGTAAGCAAGGTCGATACCCGCCAGGAACGTGGTCGTACCTGGCATCGGGTGCAACTGGCCGAACCGTTGCAGGCGGTGCACATCAATGAGTTCATTATCGACGAGCAAGGCTTCGTCGGCTGGATCAAGGGCGCACGCGATGGCGAACTGCTGTTGCTCGACCTGCACCAGGAGCCGTTGCTGCACCAGGAAGCCTGGGGCCTGAAACCCCGCGACATTCACCAGAGCCTGGCCTTGCTGGCGTTGCTCGACCCGGACATCCATCTGGTCAACCTTACCGGCGCTGCCGGCTCGGGCAAGACCATCCTGGCCCTGGCGGCGGCGATCGAACAGACCATGGTCAGCAAACGCTACCGGCGCATCATCGCCACCCGCAGCGTGCAGGGGCTCGATCAGGAAATCGGCTTCCTGCCGGGTACCGAGGCAGAAAAGATGGAGCCTTGGCTGGGCGCCATCACCGACAACCTCGAAGCCTTGCACATGGATGACGAAAGCACTCACGGCAGTGTCGAGTACATTCTCGAGCGCGTCCCGCTGCAGTTCAAGTCGCTCAACTACATTCGCGGTCGCAGCTTCCAGCAAAGCCTGATCCTCATCGATGAATGCCAGAACCTCACTCCACACCAGATGAAGACCATCATCACCCGTGCTGGCGCTGGCTCCAAAGTGGTCTGCCTGGGCAACCTGGCGCAGATCGATACGCCTTACCTGTCCGCCACAAGCTCGGGCCTGACCTACCTCACCGAGCGCTTCAAGGACTTCCCCCACGGCGTGCACATCACCCTGCAAGGGGTGCCGCGCTCGGTACTGGCCGAGTACGCCGAGTCGCATCTGTAAGTCATCTGTTCGGGCGGTTCGCCGCCCGATCATTTCCCTGCGCAACGCGACCCATGGCGTTACACTCGACGCTCCCTTCACAGGAGCAGAGCAGTGCTGACACACCTTGATTCCCAGGGACGGGCCAACATGGTCGACGTCACTGAAAAAGCCGTCACCGCCCGCGAAGCAGTGGCCCAGGCGCGGGTACGCATGTTGCCGCAGACCCTGCGCATGATCGTCGATGGCGAGCATCCTAAAGGCGATGTGTTCGCCGTGGCGCGCATCGCTGGCATCCAGGCCGCGAAGAAAACCAGCGACCTGATCCCCCTGTGCCATCCGCTGATGCTGACCAGTGTCAAGGTCGAACTGCGCGCCGAGGGTGAGGACGCCGTGCAGATCCTGGCGCGCTGCAAGCTGGCCGGACAGACCGGCGTGGAAATGGAAGCGCTGACTGCCGCCAGCGTTGCCGCACTGACGATCTACGACATGTGCAAGGCGGTGGACAAAGGCATGGTCATCGAGCAGGTGCGCTTGCTGGAGAAGCGCGGCGGCAAGAGCGGCGACTTCCAGGCGCAGGCGCAATGAAGCTGCAAGTGGTGTATTTCGCCCGTTATCGCGAGGCACTGGGGCTGGATGGCGAGGTAGTGGAAGGCGACTTCAAGGTGCTCGACGATGTGCGCCAGGCGTTGCTCGAGCGTGGCCAGGGTTACGCCGTGCTCGCCGAACAGAACCTGATGTGCGCGCGCAACCAGGAGCTGTGCCGGCTCACCGAGGCGCTGGCAGAGGGCGACGAAGTGGCCTTCTTCCCGCCTGTGACGGGGGGTTGAGCATGGCCATCCGTGTGCAGGCGCAGCCGTTCGATGCCGGGCAGGAGGTCAATGCCATGCATGCGGCCAATGTCGGCGTTGGGGCGGTGGTGGCGTTCGTCGGCTACGTGCGTGACTTCAATGACGGCCGCGAAGTGGCGGGGATGTTCCTTGAGCACTATCCGGGCATGACCGAAAAGGCCCTGAACAAGATCTTGGTCCAGGCCCAGCAGCGCTGGCCGTTGCTCAGGGTCGAGGTGCTGCACCGCATCGGCGCGTTGCAACCGGGCGAGCCGATCGTCTTCGTCGGCATCGCCAGCGCCCACCGTCAGGCTGCGTTCGATGCCTGCAATTTCGTCATGGACTACCTGAAAACCCAGGCGCCGTTCTGGAAAAAAGAGTCCACCGAACTCGGCCCGCGTTGGGTCGAGGGTCGGCAGAGCGATCAGGACGCGGCTGAGCGTTGGTGAGAAGGGGCGCAGTTCAAGCCGCTGTGGAGCGAACCGTGTTCAGTAGGGCCGCTTTGCGGCCTATCGAGGCTGAAGCCGCTACAGCCATTTGTCGGGCTTGAGCAGCTTACTGCCCTTTGCGCGGCACCGGCTTGAGCAATGCTTCAGGCGGCATTTCACAGCTGATCTTGCGTCCCAGCAGTTGTTCGATGCCAGGCAACTGGTAGGAGTCGTCTTCGCCGGCAAAGCTGATCGACACGCCGTTGCTGCCGGCACGGCCGGTACGCCCGATACGGTGCACGTAGTCGTCCGGATCTTCCGGCAGGGTGAAGTTGATGACGTGGCTGATGCCATCGATGTGGATGCCGCGGCCGGCGACATCGGTTGCCACCAGCACCGTCACCCGACCTTCGCGGAAGTTTTCCAGGGTGCGAATGCGCTTGTGCTGCGGTACGTCGCCAGACAGCTGCGCGGCGTTGATGCCATCGCGCACCAGGCGTTCTTCGATGCGCCGCACTTCATCCTTGCGGTTGGCGAAGACCATCACCCGCTGCCAGTTGTTCTGTGTCACCAGGTTGTACAGCAGCTTGTACTTGTCACTGCCGGCCACGGCGTAGACGTGCTGTTCCACGGTTTCACTGGCCACATTCTCCGGCTCGATTTCGACGATGGCAGGGTTGGTGGTCCACTGCTTGGCGAGGTTCATCACATCGTCGGTGAAGGTGGCGGAGAACAGCAGGGTCTGACGCTCGGATTTGGGTGGCGTCTGCCGGATGATCTGTCGCACCTGGGGAATGAAGCCCATGTCGAGCATGCGGTCGGCTTCATCCAGCACCATCACTTCGACCATGTCCAGGTGCACTTCGCCGCGTTGCTGGAAGTCCAGCAGACGCCCAGGCGTGGCCACCAGAATGTCACAATGACGGGCTTCCAGGCTTTTGAGCTGTTTGTCGAAATCCATGCCGCCGACGAAGGTCATGACGTTCAGGCCGCTGTACTTGGTCAGCGCCGCGGCATCCTTGGCGATCTGCACCACCAGCTCGCGCGTTGGGGCGATGATCAGCGCGCGCGGCTCGCCCATGTAGCGCTCCTTGGGTGGAGGCGTCTGTTGCAGCTGGGCGATGATGGAAATCAGGAAGGCTGCGGTCTTGCCGGTGCCGGTCTGTGCCCGGCCGATGGCATCCTGGCCGCGCAGGGTGTAGCCCAGGACCTGGGCCTGGATCGGCGTGCAGTACGGGAAACCCAGGTCGTGGATGGCGTGCATCAGCTCGTTGGACAGTTTGAAATCATGGAAGCGGGTCTTGCCTTCCTGCGCTTCGACCACGAAGTCTTCAGGCTTCCACAATGACGCCTGCGGCTTGGGCTTGCGCTCACGGCGCGGCTTGCTGTTGGAGGCGGCCTGCTGGCGCGGGCCTGGCTCAGGCTGTGGTGAAGGCGGTGGCGTGCCGACGGCCGGAGCCTCGAAGGACTGCGCGATGGAGGGCGCCGGCACAGCGACTGCGGGCGGCGGAGTGACCACGGGGGCTGGGGTAGCGGCGGCCTGGGCGGCGGCGTCTTCCTTGCCGAATAGTTTCTTGAGTGCCTTGAGCACGGTCGTCTCATCAACTGATTAAGGAATGTACGCCGGGCAGTGTAAAGCAAGAACTGCGCACGGCGTAGCGTGGTGCGCCGACTACTCCAAATGGCTGCTCGCTCAGCGCAGCCGTGCGACCAGCCAGTTCAATATGTTTTGAACCTCTTCGTTGAGCACTTCATGCTCCATTGGATACTCCTGCCAGCTGGCATCGACACCCCAGTGCTTGAGGTGCTCGAAGGCGGTGCGGCCCATGGATGGAATCACCACCGGATCGTTTACCCCGTGCAGGCACAGGGCTGGCGTACGCTGCTGGCAGGCGCTGAGCTGATGTTCGTCGCTGAAGGTCGGGGCGTAGGTCGACAAGGCCAGCACCCCGCCGAGTGCCTCCTGCCATTTCACATAGGCGGTGTGCAAGACCACTGCGCCTCCCTGGGAAAAACCGGCGAGAAATACGCGGGTCAGGTCGATGCCCTTGCTGCGCTCGGCTTCGATCAGGGCGATGACCTGCTCGGCCGATTGCTCCAGCTGCGCTTCATCGATGGCGCGCGCTGGGCTCATGGCCTTGATGTCGTACCAGCTGGGCATGGCATAGCCGCCGTTGATGGTCACTGGCTGGGTCGGCGCCTGGGGCATGACGAAGCGGGTGCTGTGCAGGTGCGCCTGCAACGCTTCGGCAACCGGTAGGAAGTCGTAACGGTCGGCTCCCAGGCCATGCAACCAGATCACACAGGCATCGGCGGTGTTCTGTGGCTCGAGAATCAACGGGTCGGTCATGGCTGCTCCAATGAAGTGCGGGCCTGCCTTTGTCGGTGCATGGCACCAGGCAGGGGTATGAATGGCTGAAGAGAATCGCGCAACATCAGACGTTTTGCCACTTCAATCGCCCGCACGCCAGGGGCAGAGCCGAAGGGGCCGCTTGCCGGCCCCCGTTGGAAGTCACTTCTCGTCTTTCTTGACCACCGGCGCCGGTGGTGGACGCAGGCCCACTGCGGCGATCAGCTTGAGCTGCTTGCCATTGCGCATCACCTCGATGGCGACCTTGTTGTTCGGCCTGATGCGCGCCACCTGGTTCATCGACTTGCGGCCGTCGCCGGCCGGCTCGCCATTGATGCTCAGAATCACATCGCCCACCTGCAAGCCCGCTCGAGCTGCCGGCCCCTCGCGGAAAATGCCGGCCACGACGATACCCGGACGGCCTTTGAGGCCGAAGGATTCGGCCAGCTCCTGGCTTAGCGGTTGCACTTCGATGCCCAGCCAGCCACGGATCACCTGGCCATGCTCGATGATCGATTTCATCACCTCCAGCGCCAGCTTGACCGGGATGGCGAAGCCGATGCCCTGGGAGCCGCCAGACTTGGAGAAGATCGCGGTATTGATACCGGTAAGGTTGCCATTGGCATCGACCAGCGCGCCACCGGAGTTGCCGGGGTTGATCGCCGCGTCGGTCTGGATGAAGTCTTCGTAGTTGTTCAAGCCCAGCTGATTGCGGCCGGTGGCGCTGATGATGCCCATGGTGACGGTCTGGCCGACGCCGAACGGGTTGCCGATGGCCAGCGACACATCACCGATGCGCAAGGTGTCGGAACGACCGATGGTGATGGCGGGCAGGTTCTTCAGATCGATCTTGAGCACGGCAAGGTCGGTTTCCGGGTCGCTGCCGATGACCCGCGCCAGGGTTTCCCGACCATCCTTGAGCGCCACCACGATCTGGTCGGCCCCGCTGGTCACATGGTTGTTGGTCAGCAGGTAGCCTTCCGGGCTCATGATCACCGCCGAGCCCAGGCTCGATTCCCAGCGCCGCTGCTTGGGCAGGTTGTCGCCGAAGAAGCGGCGGAACTGCGGGTCTTCGAACAGCGGGTGGGCGGCGTTCTTGTTCACCACCTTGGTGGTGTAGAGGTTGACCACCGCAGGCGCGGCGAGGGTCACCGCGTCGGCGTAGGAGACCGGGCCTTGCACCACTTGGGTGGTTTGCGGCGCCTGTTGCAGATTGACATCCTGGCTGGGCAGGCCCACCCATTGGGGGAAGCGCTGAATGACCAGCAGGGCGATCAGGACCCCGGTGAGAAGGGGCCAGCCAACGTAACGCAAAGCCTTGAGCATCGAACGAATCCTGGGAGAAGGGGCCGCCGCCGAGGAAATGGCGCGGGCCCGCAAGCGATCAAACAGACAGCCTCGAGCGGCGTCGGCCGGCGGTTTCCCCGCGTCGGCAGGCGGCTCATAATGGCCGGCATTATACGGGCGTTGCGCCCGCTGCAACCGCTGATTCGAAGGAGTTTTTCCATGGCCGTCGCTCTCCAGACACTGGTCGCCGAAGCCGAGCGTTACCTCGCCAGTGCGAAGATTCACGACTACTGCCCCAATGGCCTGCAGGTCGAGGGGCGCGCGCAGGTCCGGCGTATCGTCAGTGGCGTTACCGCCAGCCAGGCCCTGCTGGATGCGGCAGTCGAGGCTGACGCCGACCTGATCCTGGTCCATCACGGTTACTTCTGGAAGGGTGAAAACCCTTGCATCACCGGCATGAAGCGACGCCGTTTGAGCACGCTGCTCAGTCACGACATCAGCCTGCTGGCCTTCCACC
It includes:
- the yaaA gene encoding peroxide stress protein YaaA; amino-acid sequence: MLTVISPAKTLDYETPPATERFTLPQHLEHSEVLIEQLRELSPAQIAELMHLSDKLAGLNAARFGSWSETFTTDNAKQALLAFKGDVYTGLDAQSLSEDDFSYAQEHLRMLSGLYGLLRPLDLMQPYRLEMGTKLSNARGKDLYAFWDTRISEWLNQALSAQGDDLLLNLASNEYFSAVKRSALKARVIHVDFKDWKNGQHKIISFYAKKARGMMSRFVIQNRIDDPQQLQQFDVHGYYYSAEQSKQDHLVFLRDQAPQ
- a CDS encoding polysaccharide deacetylase family protein, with amino-acid sequence MRLALVVFAGLLSLAAQAAPPSPYVSLERNLWPEQLDSPVLFDVASRAEILSFARALHESERLDDTALATRLGLRQIDLPMIRAVRARLWQRLWENFQQARQSCEQDASFCFPLDSMAELRARAAVFAEEVGEFYSPWVEPSYAFHQRYLDELLRKAALFASSPNEIQRLSATERTGDELNDRVFLLTFVGGPGPAAGSTDRLTDYLRSQQVQGTFFVLGTRLQQRRDSAAGSPLREVYAGQCVGIQGWEYRSHALWQGWQESLRRSQARVQAELPEQYVPLFRPPYGQRRADGEAFMRNQGLQVALWDIDAQDDGPLGSEESAQRVLTLMLLWRKGVIQFHDSLPKAQVAVETLLQSTAQSGLGWEDCQTYGALRE
- a CDS encoding PhoH family protein, with translation MDDQGRTPSSSKPILYVLDTNVLIHDPNALLNFEEHHVALPMTVLEELDKLKTGKQSIAADCRQAIRLIDQTLGDASPSAVERGVPIQRGKSGPKGFLSILMSQRNEPNRLLPEHLNDNIIINQLLELRATRADLDVVLVTKDINMRLKARACGIAAEDYSTDQLVDDVSLLSKGYHSVSGSFWDRVSKVDTRQERGRTWHRVQLAEPLQAVHINEFIIDEQGFVGWIKGARDGELLLLDLHQEPLLHQEAWGLKPRDIHQSLALLALLDPDIHLVNLTGAAGSGKTILALAAAIEQTMVSKRYRRIIATRSVQGLDQEIGFLPGTEAEKMEPWLGAITDNLEALHMDDESTHGSVEYILERVPLQFKSLNYIRGRSFQQSLILIDECQNLTPHQMKTIITRAGAGSKVVCLGNLAQIDTPYLSATSSGLTYLTERFKDFPHGVHITLQGVPRSVLAEYAESHL
- the moaC gene encoding cyclic pyranopterin monophosphate synthase MoaC — encoded protein: MLTHLDSQGRANMVDVTEKAVTAREAVAQARVRMLPQTLRMIVDGEHPKGDVFAVARIAGIQAAKKTSDLIPLCHPLMLTSVKVELRAEGEDAVQILARCKLAGQTGVEMEALTAASVAALTIYDMCKAVDKGMVIEQVRLLEKRGGKSGDFQAQAQ
- a CDS encoding MoaD/ThiS family protein encodes the protein MKLQVVYFARYREALGLDGEVVEGDFKVLDDVRQALLERGQGYAVLAEQNLMCARNQELCRLTEALAEGDEVAFFPPVTGG
- the moaE gene encoding molybdopterin synthase catalytic subunit MoaE, producing MAIRVQAQPFDAGQEVNAMHAANVGVGAVVAFVGYVRDFNDGREVAGMFLEHYPGMTEKALNKILVQAQQRWPLLRVEVLHRIGALQPGEPIVFVGIASAHRQAAFDACNFVMDYLKTQAPFWKKESTELGPRWVEGRQSDQDAAERW
- the rhlB gene encoding ATP-dependent RNA helicase RhlB, with translation MLKALKKLFGKEDAAAQAAATPAPVVTPPPAVAVPAPSIAQSFEAPAVGTPPPSPQPEPGPRQQAASNSKPRRERKPKPQASLWKPEDFVVEAQEGKTRFHDFKLSNELMHAIHDLGFPYCTPIQAQVLGYTLRGQDAIGRAQTGTGKTAAFLISIIAQLQQTPPPKERYMGEPRALIIAPTRELVVQIAKDAAALTKYSGLNVMTFVGGMDFDKQLKSLEARHCDILVATPGRLLDFQQRGEVHLDMVEVMVLDEADRMLDMGFIPQVRQIIRQTPPKSERQTLLFSATFTDDVMNLAKQWTTNPAIVEIEPENVASETVEQHVYAVAGSDKYKLLYNLVTQNNWQRVMVFANRKDEVRRIEERLVRDGINAAQLSGDVPQHKRIRTLENFREGRVTVLVATDVAGRGIHIDGISHVINFTLPEDPDDYVHRIGRTGRAGSNGVSISFAGEDDSYQLPGIEQLLGRKISCEMPPEALLKPVPRKGQ
- a CDS encoding alpha/beta hydrolase → MTDPLILEPQNTADACVIWLHGLGADRYDFLPVAEALQAHLHSTRFVMPQAPTQPVTINGGYAMPSWYDIKAMSPARAIDEAQLEQSAEQVIALIEAERSKGIDLTRVFLAGFSQGGAVVLHTAYVKWQEALGGVLALSTYAPTFSDEHQLSACQQRTPALCLHGVNDPVVIPSMGRTAFEHLKHWGVDASWQEYPMEHEVLNEEVQNILNWLVARLR
- the algW gene encoding Do family serine endopeptidase AlgW, translating into MLKALRYVGWPLLTGVLIALLVIQRFPQWVGLPSQDVNLQQAPQTTQVVQGPVSYADAVTLAAPAVVNLYTTKVVNKNAAHPLFEDPQFRRFFGDNLPKQRRWESSLGSAVIMSPEGYLLTNNHVTSGADQIVVALKDGRETLARVIGSDPETDLAVLKIDLKNLPAITIGRSDTLRIGDVSLAIGNPFGVGQTVTMGIISATGRNQLGLNNYEDFIQTDAAINPGNSGGALVDANGNLTGINTAIFSKSGGSQGIGFAIPVKLALEVMKSIIEHGQVIRGWLGIEVQPLSQELAESFGLKGRPGIVVAGIFREGPAARAGLQVGDVILSINGEPAGDGRKSMNQVARIRPNNKVAIEVMRNGKQLKLIAAVGLRPPPAPVVKKDEK